TGCCAGCAAATATTGTTTTAGTAGCTCATACAAAGCATGGAATGATACCTTATTCATTGTCTCTTTAAAGAAGAGGATGCAAAGCTTTTGAGGAACACGAATCTTTTCACTTGCAAATTGAGTTTTAATTTCTGGAAATTGGTTTTCAATAGCAAGACAAATATTTTCCTTCACTTCACGAAGACCACCCGTTGAAACTTGAAGATATCTCTTTAAGGTTGCATGTGCACCTTCTGCCCTAGAAGTAACACTATTACCAAAATAGGAAATCTGCCCTGTCCATGCAACTATAAACTTTTCTTTCCATGGAAGCCAAGTTTTTTCAATATAAGTCAGAACTTTAGCATAATCTTTGTATTCAATTTGAAAACGATTCCAAGCTTCATTAAACAATGCCACATTCCAAGATTTCACTAAGGCAACTCAAGAAGACATAAAAGTAACCCAATCAGCTTCTTCCTTAAACTGACTTTTATAATGTGCAACAATATTTTTCTCAATATGCCATATGCACAAAAGGTTAGGAGTCATCGGGAACACAACTTCTATTGCTTTCATTAGTGCCAACTCCCTATCAGTAATAATGGCCAACAGATGATCACCAAAACCCAACAACTTACTAAACATCTCAAGAGCCCACTCATAATCCTCTTGTTCCTCTTTTTGCATGAAAACAAAGCATGAATAAAATGATTTGTTGAAGCTCGACACTCCTATAATCTCAAATAATGGCATCTTATATTTATTTGTTTTATAAGTATAATCCATCACAAAGACATTAGAGTAGCTTTTAGTCAACTCAATGGAAGTGGGATGAGCAAAGAATAGATGAGTCAAATGACCATGGTGATCATACTTGACATTATGATAAAAACCAGCCCCGCCAAGCTCATCCAATAATGCTTGAATAACTGAACGCCCACCTAGGTTCTCCCTCATAAATTGAGCTGTCATGCCATATACATTTCTGTGGAAACAGCTAGAAGACCAGGGTTATTTTGTCGAAGTGAAGAGAGAATTTGGCGTGGTTTAATGCCAGCCCTAGTCATTTGTTTAACTTGTAAGGCTTCCTCTTTAGAAAATCGACGACAATATGGATGCCCAGACATGTCAGTAGAAGACTCATGGTTATGTAGCAATGTAATTATCTCTACCTTCCACACCCCTTCTTTCTTTCTTCCTAGAATTTTAAAAGGACAATTAATCAGACGAGAAGATGAATTTCTTTTCTTGTTCTCAACTGCAATTCCAGTTCTATAACATCCCCCTCTATCACAACCCATAACAACATATCTATTGGGTTTGGATCTTTTGATTACCAGAGCATACCCTTGCACAACCCCAAGATTACGAACATCTCTAATGAGGTCATCTCGATTTTCATAACCTTTTGTTGATAGTGAGAAAAATTCATCAGAAACAGCAAACATTTCTTCATTCCCTAAATCATAGATAACCAGATTTATAATTAGGCACTTTCTGACTAACTAAATGCTTAAAAATTAACCGTTAAATCACGGTTGTTAACCTCTAATCCTTGCAAACCAAATTAAGCCACTACTTATTTCTTCTTATAAGTTAGAGAAAACTAATAATAACTAAAAGCTAGTTCTAAATATCACTACATTGCAAAAAAAAAAAAATAGCAAGACGAAAAACTTACCAACGACAGTGAGACCTTCTATGATATTAGACGAAAGATTAAGCTGCAACTCTTCTTCCATTTCGATGTTATTAAACGAATGATTAAACTACAACTCTTCTTCCATATTGTCTGAAGCTACCATATTAGCAATCTTTTGCAACTCAGCATCCAAAGGCTCTTCTTCCATTGCTAAGACAAATATGAATTTTATCTTCTGCTAGTAATCTGTAAAGCTAAGATACCAGAATTAATATTGCAAAATCAAAATTCCAAAGAAGTAAAAGGGGATTCTCTAGAACAATAGTATGAACAAAAAACTTAAATTGAGAAAACTGAGTGCAACATACCAAATACACTAAATGCATTTCTTGATGTTTAGAGGCTTGCAAAACAATAGATCATGCTAATTCTAGGGACCCTAATTCTAATGCCCTGCCATTTTCTACTCTAGAAACTCATATTCTAATGCAAACCAAACCATACTCCAGAATTAATATGCAAAGGCAAGGATTATTCTCAAGCCATTCTAATAGAAGAAGATGGAAAATGGGGCAAGTCGAGTATAAGCAATCAAATTCAACTCTTTTCGAATCTAGGAAGAACACTTCTCCAAATATCGTAAATGAGTCAAATTTAACAAAGCCCATAACAATCTAAGAAGTATAAACCATCAATTTTGACAAAAATCTGAAATAATCCATCAATCGAACCTTACTCTAGAATTTGGTATAGGATCAGGTCACGTCAGCAAATCCTTACATTAAATCCTTCGGGTTAGCCTCAACAAAGAGAACCAGATTGATCGAGTTTTTGTGGGTGAACCAGATCGTTTCTATGGAGAAGAGAGACTGAGAGTGAAGAAAAAAAAAAAAAGAGCAGAGGTGTGGTTTGGGAAAGGAACATGAGGGAGAAGGGAGAAAAATAAAGGGATCCCAAAATAAAAAGAAAAAACAATCTGATGAGAGGATATTGTTGAAAGTGAAAAGTGAGTGGGGATGAGATATTATTAAAAATAGAAAGGGAGTGGGGATTGTGTTTTTGGGAGTGTGACTTTCAGCACCCTTTTACCCTTTTTTTTCCTTTAGGATGACTTCTTTGGATATGGAGTCCAAAAGCACTGGTCAAAAATTGGTCTTCATCAAGTAAAAATCATGGTATCTCTCGAAAACCCTTGCTCTGCTAGGGTTTCTTTATCGTCGACTCTAGCCGTCTTCGACAATACCTTCTTAGCCATGTCTGACCAAATTTTCTCCCTAGCATCACTCTCAGCCCCGTCTAAGGCTACTCATGTCAACTTTGGGCCTGCCGGAGAGGCGGCTCTCGAGGTTTCCCACTATTTCATGGTTGGGCGACTCCTCAAGCGATGTCCCAATGCCGCTGGCTTTATGGGAACGATCCCATCCATCTGAAGGCAGCGCTCTGGTCTGCAAATCCATTCCAAGGGAGACCGATTCGTGTTCCAGTTTGATCGGGAAGCAAATGGCAACAAGGTTCTCCACGGCAGACCTTGGTTCTATCAGAATCTGATGTTGGTGACGACGCCATACGACGGGATCTCTACGGTGGTGAACCCTCCTCTTCATTCCATTGAGACATGGGTCTCGATCTTAGGGTTACCGCATTTGCTGCGCAACAAGAAATCTCTTCAATTGATCAGACAATCTATTGGTAAGGTTCATCGTTTTGATAATTTGGCTTTGAATCGCAAAGATGAAAAACAAAAGATTCGTTTGACTATGGATACGAGGCAGCAGTACAGATTTTATCGCAATTATTCTTTGCTTCTGTTCATGTTGATGTTGAGATCATTTATGAGAAAATTCAAGGTCTTTGTAAGTTTTGTGGTCTTTTTGAGCATGCTGTTGAGGGTTGTGACAAACTTTTTGTGCGAGAAGATGAAGCTTGGCATGGACTCCCAGTTACAGCGATGGAAGAACTGACTATAGCAAAGCCTAAGCTGCTTAATGGCGGCTTTCTGAGCAGTGATGTTGCACCGAGGGCTGAAAAACATAAAGAGGAAGCTGTGCAATTGACTGCAAAAGTGAAGGCCTTAATGTCGGTACAACTGCCTGAGAAACACTTGATGGTGAATGATGAGTTGGCTGCTAGGGTTCTTAAAGCATGTAAGGCTGGAGGTTTTGTTGTTCCCCCACTTGTTGAGCAACAACAATCTGCCAAACGGGGAAGAAAGAGGACAACAGAGCGTCCTCTTATTCAACCGGGGAAGAAAATGCTTGAGGTGTCCACAGTTTTGAGTCCGGAAATTAAAGACTTGAACTTGAGTCTTCCTAATGAGTTGGGTCGGCTTTTGGTGACACCCCAAAGAAAAAGGGTGGGTGATCAAGAGGGTCTATAAACAAGCCTAAGGAGGGTCCATCTCGCCCTACTCTAAAGGGTAGGAAGCGGTTGTTGAAGATTCTTGAGGAGGATGATATGATAGAGGAAGTAAATCCTTCTACTGATTCTACAGAAGCAATGGAAGTGGTTGGCAAAGAGGTAGCTCTTCCTCCAAAGACGAAGTCTCTGACTGAAGTTGCTGCAGTAGAGATGGAGAAGGCGGTAGTTGAAGTGGTGAATTCCACTTCTATTATCACATCTACTTGATTGGGAGATCGACAAGAAGATTAGAATTATGTTGTCACAGTTTATAACGCTTCGGAATTTTTAATCTTCTTGTTTTTGGTTTTATCTTCGTAGAAGGTGAATGTACTTGGATTAGGTGTTTTGGTATGTTTGTGTGAGGAGCGTACTAGAATAGTTTTTCTGTATAATGACTTTTTCTGACAGCCCTCTTGGTAGTTTATTATTGTACGAGCTTCATTAATGAATAACCTCTCTTTAAAAAAAAAAAAAAAAGTAAAAATCATGGTATCATGGTAACACTAAAGCCTAAACAGATACAGACGTCCACCTAGGGATCCAGATACGTACCCCGTTTGGCTTTGTTTTGTGTTAGCTCATCCACATAAGCATTGCTTTATTCCTTTGTATTAGAATAGAAGAAAACTCAAGCAAATGAAGAGAATGAGTCTTTTCGTCATCCATATATACTCAGAGAGCATCTTCAAGCATTCCCTCTTTGGTCTCTCTCTCTCTCTGTGATATTGGTAACTTATGATACAAATTAAAGATCAACTCTATTTGTTTCTGGTGGTGCAAGTTATAACAAAACAGAAGGACGTTCCATGTACAGCTATACAAGTTAATGATGCACTCTCATCCACACTAGATACAGTTTGTGATGAACACTGTAACTTGGTCCAACTCTATCTAGACATGCAGTATCATTTCCCTAAACCTCTTGGTGGCTTGGAATAAAATCTCAACAAGAGAGAAATTTAGGTCATAGTGGAATTTTCATCCTGAAACTCGGATCACTCACTCTTCAAGGTAGCAATTGCTTAAAATTCTCGAGTCTTACCCTTACACATGGCAATGAGAATCAATGACATAATTTATAATTTAATGTTGGAGAGGAAAGATCTCACATCATAAAAGAGATAAATAAAATACAACTTATAAAGGGATGAATCACACTTAATTGTACCGAGATCTTTTGTGATTAAAATCCAACACCTTAAAGGTGGTTAAGTTAGGACAGTATCGGTACAATGGTGATCCACAGGCCACGCTTGTCCCTAGAATAACAGATCACAGCTCATCGACACTCTATATCTATTATTCTTAGATAAGGCATCAAAAGGACAAACTTATTATTTCCCCAGGCCATAACTTTCTCTATTGAGCTTTTCAAAGTCTTACAAACATATGCAGCCTTTCCCTGGAACCAAGAGAAACCAGCCCGCTTGGACCGTGAAAAGGAGAATAACAAACAACATGACAACCTAGCTACAAGCATCTTCGAACCAAAAAAAAAAAAAAAAAAAACCTAAAAGACTACAAGAATCGTAAAGAAAAAGAAGAAAACGACCAAAAACAAACAGCTATAATAAGTGAATTTCTATCCTGGAATGTAGAAATGGTCCCTTCTCCCCCTCAATTAATCAAGAGACCTGCATCGAACCAAAGTCAAGCTTTAATTGAAAATGCACAAGGACGTTAGTTTACAGTGCAGTCTTCAAAACTGCAATGAATACAGCGAAGATCTTTAGGAATGTAAAACTGCAGGAGAAGCTAAAATCAGCATAAAGAACATGAGAACAATAAAAATTAAAAAATTAAAATACCTGCTTCCAAATGCAGGAGTGTCCCGTTTATCCTTCACTTCCCATAATGAGGTACAAAGTGCTCTCCTAGGTGGTGGAAATGGTCATTTTCTCCTTCGAGTATACGTACAACCTATGGCAAAAAAAAAAACAAAAAATTTAAAACTCAGATGCAGTATACAGATACTCAGACAACCTTATTACAGATACCTATACTCAGATGCAAGAAAAAAAAAAAAAAAAACAAAATACATAATATACTCAGATGCAGTATACAAATACCTAGACAACCTGAATACAGTACTCTGTATGCAGTGGTATTTCTAACTAGCACTCTAGCAGTATCAGAACATATGTGAATGTTTCCTTACAGCTTCAGGATGGTTGTTTCATACTTATGTCATGCCATATTACAGGGCTATATCATAAAATGCATGAAAACATAATCAAAGGCAGCTATATGCATGTAATCTAAAGCTAAAACTTTGTCACCAAACAACAAAATCTAAAGAATTTATTTTTTCATTTACCACTCCCATTGATGGACGCTTCTCAGCACTTTCTTGCACACATACATATGCAGCTTTAGCCATAAGGTACACTTCGTATGTATCATATGAATCACCAAGACGACGATCAATGAGTTCATGTAGTGCTAGGCTATGGATTAATGGTTCGGCCTATGATTTGGACATAACAGATACAGACTAATTAGATTGGAAAATAGAAAATAAGCAATCCATTTTTCTTCTTAAATTTGCAGAGTAAAAAAATAAGCTCTGAAGCCCAACATACCCACTGCCGCAGGGATTCACCTTGTTCTTCTCCTTTTCCATCTACAATCTTGCGCCCGGATATGAGTTGTAACAGAGTCATGCCAAATGCATATACGTCTGTTCTTACAGAAACAATACCATTCTCTGCATACTCTGGAGCAAGGTAGCTACAAGAACCAAAAGCTTAGTTGAGCTTGTTCCAGTAAAAGTAAAATAGAATAAGTACGACTTGATATCGGATGTTGCAGAAAAGTATAGAAGTCCTCACCCTAATGTGCCAAGTATCCTTGTACTTTCAGGATCATCATTGGTCTTCCATTTTGCTAAGCCAAAATCACCTAACTGAGTGTAGAAAATCATGCCATTAGTTGCAAAACAAAAAGAAATGAGCACTGTAGGGTGACTACTCAGTCATCGCCTTAAAACATCATGCAGAAAATGGTGTAATCACAACTCCCAAAGGGCACAATTTAAAGTTGCCAGTCCAACAGAATACAATGTCTAAGTGATCCAAGTATAAAAAATATCCAAGGATTAGCTGCAATAACCAAAGGAAACAAATTTTGAAATGTTAATGCATCCATTTTGTTGTCTTAAAACATCTGCGCAGATGCTGAAAGCTAATATTCTTGATTTTGTTGTCATGCTACTGAACGCTGATCACTAGCTAGTAGTCTGCATAATGATGGAGTCAAAGAACAATGTCATTTTCACTGAAGCAATCACTTAAGAGTTCATCTTTATGTCATTGGTAAAACCAGAATGTGTACAAAGTGATATTCCATATGGTTTTCTTTCCCCTTAAGCCTACCTACCATATATGTTTCCTATAACCTTTTGCTTCCTTGAGGATAATTGTACTAGTGTATATGCCATGCATACTCTTGATGTAGGTCCTCCAGGTATCTAGTTCCTCATCTCACAAAGAAAAGAGCATAACTCCTAGTCCTACTCAAAAGAGGAAATCAAAGTTCAGTGTTACCCTTGTGTTTTACCAATCTCCACTTTGGGGAGCAGTTTTCTCCAGGCTCTAAAATTGTAGCTTCCCATTCTACTGCCGTTGTACTGTATGCTAAAAAAGTAAAAAATATGTGCTACTACTATTACTGCCAAAACAACTTTTCTGTCATCATATCAGCTGGATTATAATCAATATCCCCCTCCTTTAAAAATTCTTTTTTTTTATTATGACCTTATATCCCAGCCTAATGCTTCACCATTGGGTCAAAACTAGGGGTGGCAATTTGGACCCTGGCGATACCAACCAACCACGTACCAACCGTACCAAACAAATTGGTATGCCAAGTAGTTGGTAACCGAGTTTTCGGTACAGTAGTACCGTACCAAGTTTTAGAAGTCGGTTGGTACATGGTACAGATTTTCCCAAAACACAGTATACCATGTACCAACCGAGTTATATTAAAAAAAAAAAAGATTAAAACTATTAATCTAAGCCGTTGATCTGTGGACTGTGGATCTAACCTAGGTTAGTTAGTTAGTTGAGTTGAGTCAGTTGACTCTATTCTCAATAACTCACAGTCACTCTCGGGTCTCGGCCTCTCACGCTCGTCTCTCTCGCGTCTCGCCTCATCTCTCTACTTCGCAGCACCCCCGCGGCTCGGCCACCTCAACTTCGCAACACCTCCTCGGCTCCGCCACCTCGACTCAACTTCTAGCCACCTCGCCTCTNNNNNNNNNNNNNNNNNNNNNNNNNNNNNNNNNNNNNNNNNNNNNNNNNNNNNNNNNNNNNNNNNNNNNNNNNNNNNNNNNNNNNNNNNNNNNNNNNNNNNNNNNNNNNNNNNNNNNNNNNNNNNNNNNNNNNNNNNNNNNNNNNNNNNNNNNNNNNNNNNNNNNNNNNNNNNNNACTCTCCCGGCCTCACAACATCACTCTTTCCCTGCTAATCTGGACTTTTGTGTTTTCATTGGACATGTGTTGTTTAATTTTCTGTATAAGACTTTGGACGTTGTTGGCTTGTTGCATTTGAACTTTTGAAGTTTTGATCTTGCTTGTTTATGCATTTGAAATTATATGATATTATGATGTGTGAAACTTTGAATGTGTTTGAACTTTGAATAGTTTGATAATTGATAGAAGTTTGGTATAGGCCCAAAAAAAGGATTTAAATGAGCTGGGTCTTTCAGTTTGTTGGGCCTCAATTTAAACTTGGTAGAGGCCCAATACCAACCGTACCAACCGAGTACCAACCGTACCAACTAAGTTGGTATACCAACTTTGACGGTTGGTTTTGGTACAAGATTTTGCCTACCAATTTTAAGTTGGTTGGTACATGGTATTGAAAAATATAGTTGGTATACCTACCGATGCCAGCCCTAGTCAAAACCAACTGTCTTAGAAGTTGAAACTACGAGAACATGTTATTCTGGTACCAGCCTGGTGGAGAGAAAATACCCTTTTTGCATGTATTGCTTCAACGTGAGACGCGCCTTGCATCCTAGTGCATCTTACCTATAAATAAAATCCTTTATATTCTTACCCCACTTGATGAACAGTCACAACTAAAGAAGTAAAATTCCTTTCAAAAAAGAACTAAAATTCAGAAACTAAAAAAGAAAAAAAAAACAAAAAAAAATTAATCCTCAAGAAGAAAAAGACTTCATGCGATTCAACAAACTGGACTACGTTTGCAGATTAGCTTGGAGACAGCTTTTAACCCAAAACCCCAAGAAATAAACAGTTTACTCTAACCTCTCTCTACAATGATTTCTCACCCTTTAGGCCCTAACAACTGTTATATTTAGTATATCACAGCCGGCTTCTCCAACAAGCAAAAGTAAGATAAAAGCCACCTGTTTTACTTTTACCACACATCGGTGCTAAGTTTGAGTAAGGAAAATAGAAAATTTCACATAAGTCTCTTTTTCAACATTTTATACTTCATTAGTCCACCTTAATTTTTTTACCCATACAAGTCCACCTTTTAGTCCAAACCCACCAGTTTATTTTTTTGTTGTACCTAAAATACCCTCCCCTCCCTCTTTTTACCAAATCAGTCTCTCTTCTTCGTTCTCTCTCTCTCTCTCTCTCTCTCTCTCTCTCTCTCTCTCTCTCGTATTAGATGAAGACGAGCTCCGGCATCCATGTCTAAAGACGACGAAGAAGCTCTGACCAGAAGCTACCTTGTCGGAGTCGAATTAATCTCGATCAGAACCTTGCCTTAAGACGACGAACAAGCTCTGGTGAAATCGAGATCTATCTACTTCTATTCTCTGCTGCTTCTCATTCTTCAGATCTCACACAGGTAACACAATTCTTTCTTTCATTCTTTGTTTCTCTTTACGATTTTTGTAATAACTGAACGTGAGATATGTGATTGTGATTCGAATTTGTGTTGACAGATTGCGATTTGATCCGAATTGCAGCAAAATCAAATTGTTCAGAACACGAAACGAAGGTGTGGTTCTCTATTTCTTCCTCTTGAGCTTCATATGGCCGTCCGATTCGTCCGACGACCTATGGAGCCCGCGGCTGATCTCGTCGTCGCGGTGCCCTCGGCCGTCATCGTCCTTGATGAAGTAAGCTGAGAAAGCTCTCAAACTCTCTGATTTGAGCGATAAATATCATTCCAGGTAAACCTCTTCTCCTTTCTTCGATTTTTTGAACCTCCTCATATTTTTTAGTTCTGTGTCGATTTCGTTGCATTTAGATTGATATGGAGCTTTATGTGGTGTAGTATTGATGAAATTAAAGCCCAAATGTCTTAGATCTTTGGCTGAATTAGGGCTTGGAAGAGATGAAGATGTTTGCTAAGCAGAGAGCTCGTATTTCTGTTACAGACAAGTTTTAATCAAATTAGTGTGATAAAGGTTTATTAGCGTGTCACTGGTTTTAATCGGAACAAGTTGATACTATGATAGAGGGATAGTAGCCTTCCATAATTGTTGCAGTATCTTTCTGCTACTGTGATAGTATCTTTATGTGCATGCGTAGTAGTATCCTGTTGTAGTATCTTCTGCTACTATTCGGTTTATGAGCTAAATTATTTGATCTGAGGAACTTAAATGTTGAAAATTAGTTAGTGATTTCATTGCAGTAGTTGAGTAGGAGTGAGTTTGATTTTTGTTATTTAGTTTTGATATAGGTCATTGATGTTCTTCATTTAGGTAGGCCAAATGTTTACAAGGTATGATATTAGTTTTTTGTCTCTTGTATTTTTCTGTCTATCTCCAATGTTGTTTGCTAAGTGTTGATGTTAATAACTTCTATTTTCATTTCAAATACTAATATTACATTGTGTTGCTCTTGCAGAAATCTTCGCTTTGAAATTATGGTAGTAGATTTCAAAATCATGTGAATTAGGATATTGAAGCCTCCATTAACCAAGAAGTCATGCGGCCAAGCAAGAAATGTTTAAAATCAAGTCTCTTGCTTAAGGGGGGAAAAATTATGCATATGGTTTAGAGCGTCACTATAGAAAACTGACAGTAGTTTTATAAAGTTATTATAGTATACTTCAGAAACTATAGTAGCAACTTTTTACAACTATGGAAGTAGTTTTGTAAATAATTTTATCATTGTTGAAAACGTCTTTTTGTATCATTGAATATGTTTTATTCACTCAATTGCATTAGCATTTTTATTTTAGTTGTATCCTCTACATTTCCGCAATCATGCAAGTCTATAAAAAATAATTTTCTCAACCTCCAGTAGTAGCTTTTGTAGTCGGTGGTAGCAGCTTTTATAGCTAGGGATAATAGCTTTTGTTGTTGGCAGTAGTAGCTTTTGTTACTGGCAGTAGTGGTTTTTGTTGTTGGCTGTAGTAGCTTTTGTAGTCGGTGGTAGTAGCTTTTGTAGCTAGGGTTAGTAGCTTTTTTTGCTGACGGTAGTAGCTTTTGTTATTGGCTGTAGTAGCTTTTGTTGTTGGCTGTAGTAGCTTTCGTAGTCGGTGGTAGTAGCTTTTGTAGCTAGAGATAGTAGCTTTTATTGCTGGCGGTAGTAGCTTTTGTTGTTGGCTATAGTAGCTTTTGTAGTCGGTGGTATTAGCTTTTGTAGTTGGTGGTAGTAGCTTTTGTAATCGGTGGTAGTAGCTTTTGTAATTGGTAGTAGTAGCTTTTCTTGTCAGCGGTAGTAGCTTTTGTTACTAACGGCAGTAGCTTTTGTTGTTGGTTGTAGTAGTTTTTGTAATCAGTGGTAGTAGCTTTTGTACATAATTATATTATTGTAGAAGGCTTCATATTTTTTGCACCATTGAATTTGTTATATTCTCTTGATTGCAGTAACTTTTCTTCTGTTTGGTAGTAGGTTTTGTTTTGTTTGGTA
The window above is part of the Fragaria vesca subsp. vesca linkage group LG2, FraVesHawaii_1.0, whole genome shotgun sequence genome. Proteins encoded here:
- the LOC101300598 gene encoding uncharacterized protein LOC101300598, whose amino-acid sequence is MEEELQLNLSSNIIEGLTVVGNEEMFAVSDEFFSLSTKGYENRDDLIRDVRNLGVVQGYALEERKKGCGRNVYGMTAQFMRENLGGRSVIQALLDELGGAGFYHNVKYDHHGHLTHLFFAHPTSIELTKSYSNVFVMDYTYKTNKYKMPLFEIIGVSSFNKSFYSCFVFMQKEEQEDYEWALEMFSKLLGFGDHLLAIITDRELALMKAIEVVFPMTPNLLCIWHIEKNIVAHYKTWNRFQIEYKDYAKVLTYIEKTWLPWKEKFIVAWTGQISYFGNSVTSRAEGAHATLKRYLQVSTGGLREVKENICLAIENQFPEIKTQFASEKIRVPQKLCILFFKETMNKVSFHALYELLKQYLLANTKDYSSQWKGQFFKTMVLPCVHMIKEMNIEVCSLNQIHMQWRIDTRSFTNDQHASLDHEDPFTSLLSEIKEKYEKQPLMQKENTIRQLSHILGASCPLLFEPIIQPHKGRPVESTNRKETCSTKREPSYFEVVDKTPRKCSGCGNPGHYRNKCPSINKSTTPYVRNNA